A DNA window from Nitratidesulfovibrio sp. SRB-5 contains the following coding sequences:
- the fliN gene encoding flagellar motor switch protein FliN, with product MSDGKDVDQDLLAAQWAAALEGEDDEDGGGKASSAVGGGEDDARLAEEWAKALASEEQTQLKKEKEQGFFASAAREAKFKDLTEEAKSPRPDSGRRELDFILDIPLDVSAELGRTRLLINELLQLGQGSVVELNKLAGEPLEVYVNGKLVARGEAVVINEKFGVRLTDIISPIERVKQLA from the coding sequence ATGAGTGACGGCAAGGATGTCGATCAGGATCTGCTGGCGGCCCAGTGGGCTGCCGCCCTGGAAGGGGAAGACGACGAGGATGGCGGCGGCAAGGCCTCGTCCGCTGTCGGGGGCGGCGAGGACGACGCCCGCCTGGCCGAGGAATGGGCCAAGGCCCTGGCCAGTGAAGAGCAGACCCAACTGAAGAAGGAAAAGGAACAGGGCTTCTTTGCGTCTGCCGCGCGCGAGGCCAAGTTCAAGGATTTGACGGAAGAGGCCAAGTCGCCCCGGCCCGACAGCGGTCGGCGCGAACTGGACTTCATTCTGGACATTCCGCTGGACGTCTCGGCGGAACTGGGCCGCACCCGCCTGCTTATCAACGAACTGCTCCAGCTGGGGCAGGGGTCGGTGGTCGAACTGAACAAGCTGGCTGGCGAACCGCTGGAAGTGTACGTCAACGGCAAGCTGGTGGCGCGCGGCGAGGCCGTGGTCATCAACGAAAAGTTCGGCGTGCGCCTGACCGACATCATCAGCCCCATCGAACGGGTGAAGCAGCTTGCTTAA
- the fliL gene encoding flagellar basal body-associated protein FliL, producing the protein MAEEAAPPKKKSGKLKWIILILLLLLLGGGGGGGAYWWFVMRPAAQNAEGAPEPAKAEGKADAKGGEAPARNAKVAKLPTFLVNLADPTGRRYLKLTMEVEVGSDATVKELEGQSAKVRDAVILLLSSKSYADLAPIESKLQLKNEVAERLNQILGGPKVLRVYITEMVIQ; encoded by the coding sequence GTGGCGGAAGAAGCCGCACCCCCAAAGAAGAAGTCCGGCAAGCTGAAGTGGATCATCCTCATCCTGTTGCTGTTGTTGCTGGGTGGCGGCGGCGGTGGCGGGGCGTACTGGTGGTTCGTCATGCGGCCCGCCGCGCAGAATGCCGAGGGCGCGCCCGAACCGGCCAAGGCCGAGGGCAAGGCCGACGCCAAGGGCGGCGAGGCCCCGGCCCGCAATGCCAAGGTTGCCAAGTTGCCGACGTTTCTGGTGAACCTGGCTGACCCCACGGGCCGTCGCTACCTCAAGCTGACCATGGAGGTGGAGGTTGGCTCCGACGCCACGGTCAAGGAGCTGGAAGGCCAGTCGGCCAAGGTGCGCGACGCGGTCATCCTGCTGCTGTCCAGCAAGTCGTACGCGGACCTTGCCCCCATCGAAAGCAAGCTCCAGCTCAAGAACGAGGTGGCCGAACGCCTGAACCAGATTCTGGGCGGCCCCAAGGTGCTGCGGGTGTATATTACCGAAATGGTCATCCAGTAG
- a CDS encoding flagellar motor protein MotB, which yields MADIPSVPPGLPRQASSPVPPHAPPHVHGPARRPRRAPAEDKPRQPWLLTYSDLVTLLLTFFVLLLSMSSMNRVTLSRIGSHFGEAGEQAPGVTGSVPERIRLLEPLLARPAQVFAHQREIKELLFPGAELPPGIDRSTLDKNLRILEHPEGVVLALTDDLLFAPGQWQLREASRPLLGMLAEVLEYVTADVAIAGHSDPHTEGVSALEQAAGTGGGAGTVTGDAIGYELAGRRALTVLEYFVQRKLDPARFSVAGYGPDRPSLAGQPPSPGAPGVPEASGEPDAAAGSSDPDRNRRVEILVKTTPRLGGY from the coding sequence ATGGCCGACATTCCTTCCGTCCCCCCCGGCCTTCCCCGTCAGGCGTCTTCGCCGGTCCCTCCCCATGCGCCCCCGCATGTGCACGGACCCGCGCGCCGTCCGCGCCGTGCCCCGGCGGAGGACAAGCCCCGCCAGCCGTGGCTGCTGACCTACTCCGACCTGGTCACCCTGCTGCTGACCTTTTTCGTGCTGCTGCTGTCCATGTCGTCCATGAACCGGGTCACCCTGTCGCGCATCGGCAGCCATTTCGGCGAGGCTGGCGAGCAGGCCCCGGGCGTCACCGGCTCGGTGCCGGAGCGCATCCGGCTGCTGGAGCCGCTGCTGGCGCGCCCCGCGCAGGTGTTCGCCCACCAGCGCGAGATCAAGGAACTGCTGTTCCCCGGCGCCGAGTTGCCCCCCGGCATAGACCGAAGTACACTGGACAAGAACCTGCGGATACTGGAACATCCGGAGGGCGTGGTGCTGGCCCTGACCGACGACCTGCTGTTCGCCCCCGGCCAGTGGCAGCTGCGCGAGGCATCGCGCCCCCTGTTGGGCATGCTGGCCGAAGTGCTGGAATACGTCACCGCCGACGTGGCCATTGCCGGGCACAGCGACCCGCACACCGAAGGCGTGTCCGCGCTGGAGCAGGCCGCCGGAACGGGAGGCGGGGCAGGAACCGTAACGGGTGACGCCATCGGTTACGAACTGGCCGGGCGGCGTGCGTTGACGGTTTTGGAATATTTCGTGCAAAGAAAACTTGACCCGGCCCGGTTTTCCGTCGCGGGGTACGGCCCGGACCGGCCATCTCTGGCCGGGCAGCCTCCCTCTCCCGGTGCTCCGGGCGTGCCGGAGGCCTCGGGCGAGCCGGACGCGGCAGCGGGGTCCAGCGATCCCGACCGCAACCGCCGGGTGGAAATTCTGGTAAAGACCACGCCGAGACTCGGCGGATACTAG
- a CDS encoding flagellar motor protein MotB has protein sequence MARNRRKPQPAGITQPPWLITYSDLMTLLLTFFVLLVAISVIDERRRVMAVGSVAGSFGQEQGTATLREPADGRPVPGIVPMGDAPPRGRDLTPLRDMLWEDAERDINYQENGYIQIFSINDEVLFRTGATELTERGAALLARIAPVLRGVEHPVLVAGHASPARDEEGILFRLRGDEKTLPTPWRLSLGRATAVYRRLADLGVPRGRMLIEAHGDTRPRFDNLTPEGRRANRRVDIVLDRRNAEWARRMESLKEGAPVRETFQYKGFRFDFAMPGGAGTGADSGPGSGQNPGQNPGPDSGRSGGGN, from the coding sequence ATGGCGCGCAACAGGCGGAAACCGCAGCCCGCAGGCATCACCCAGCCGCCGTGGCTCATCACGTATTCCGACCTGATGACCCTGCTGCTGACCTTCTTCGTGCTGCTGGTGGCCATTTCGGTCATCGACGAGCGGCGCAGGGTCATGGCCGTGGGGTCGGTGGCGGGCAGCTTCGGGCAGGAGCAGGGCACCGCCACCCTGCGCGAACCGGCGGACGGGCGGCCCGTGCCGGGCATCGTCCCCATGGGTGACGCGCCCCCGCGTGGCCGCGACCTGACCCCCCTGCGCGACATGCTGTGGGAAGATGCCGAGCGCGACATCAACTATCAGGAAAACGGCTACATCCAGATTTTTTCCATCAACGACGAGGTGCTGTTCCGCACCGGCGCGACGGAACTGACCGAGCGCGGCGCGGCCCTGCTGGCGCGCATCGCCCCGGTGCTGCGCGGGGTGGAACACCCGGTGCTGGTGGCAGGGCATGCCTCGCCCGCGCGCGACGAGGAAGGCATCCTGTTCCGGCTGCGCGGCGACGAAAAAACCCTGCCCACGCCGTGGCGGCTTTCGCTGGGGCGGGCCACGGCGGTGTACCGCAGGCTGGCCGACCTTGGCGTGCCGCGTGGTCGCATGCTCATCGAGGCCCACGGCGACACGCGCCCCCGCTTCGACAACCTGACCCCCGAAGGGCGGCGCGCCAACCGGCGCGTGGACATCGTGCTCGACCGGCGCAACGCCGAATGGGCGCGCCGCATGGAATCCCTGAAGGAGGGTGCACCCGTGCGCGAGACCTTCCAGTACAAGGGGTTCCGGTTCGATTTCGCCATGCCCGGCGGCGCGGGAACCGGAGCGGATTCAGGCCCCGGCTCCGGTCAGAATCCCGGCCAGAACCCCGGCCCGGACTCCGGCCGGAGTGGCGGGGGGAACTGA
- a CDS encoding motility protein A produces the protein MDLATVLGILISFGLIGTALSMGGNPLFFVDSAALLIVLGGTLGAALVHYPLPVALRVLSITRKAFATRLHRIDLVIDQFMEFAHRARREGLLSLEPAVRNLDDPFLRKGLQLTIDGLEPDAIREIMESEIAALETRHSMGVDIFNALASYAPALGLVGTLIGLVQMLRSMNDPSAIGPAMAVALITTFYGVVLANLVFLPLAGKLRHRSKEEVQLMEMQLEGILAIARGENPRIILEKLSCYQPPRERRTS, from the coding sequence ATGGATCTGGCAACCGTACTGGGCATCCTCATCTCGTTCGGGCTCATCGGCACGGCGCTGTCCATGGGCGGCAACCCGCTGTTCTTCGTGGATTCGGCGGCCCTGCTCATCGTGCTCGGCGGCACTCTGGGGGCCGCGCTGGTGCATTATCCCCTGCCCGTGGCCCTGCGCGTGCTGTCCATCACCCGCAAGGCCTTCGCCACCCGGCTGCACCGCATCGACCTGGTCATCGACCAGTTCATGGAATTCGCCCACCGCGCCCGGCGAGAAGGCCTGCTGTCGCTGGAGCCCGCCGTGCGCAACCTGGACGACCCCTTCCTGCGCAAGGGGTTGCAGCTGACCATCGACGGGCTGGAACCCGACGCCATCCGCGAGATCATGGAAAGCGAGATCGCCGCGCTGGAGACGCGCCACTCCATGGGGGTGGACATCTTCAACGCGCTGGCCTCGTATGCTCCGGCGCTGGGCCTGGTGGGCACGCTCATCGGCCTGGTGCAGATGCTGCGCTCCATGAACGACCCCTCGGCCATCGGCCCGGCCATGGCCGTGGCGCTCATCACCACCTTCTACGGGGTGGTGCTGGCCAACCTGGTCTTCCTGCCGCTGGCGGGCAAGCTGCGCCACCGCAGCAAGGAAGAGGTGCAGCTGATGGAAATGCAGCTGGAAGGCATCCTGGCCATTGCCCGGGGTGAGAACCCGCGCATCATCCTGGAAAAGCTGAGCTGCTATCAGCCGCCCCGCGAGCGGCGCACCAGCTAG
- a CDS encoding YggS family pyridoxal phosphate-dependent enzyme, translated as MPHDIAAASAFLPPEAAQALLDRWAAVRARVDGAARAAGRDPAGVTLVAVSKYHPASSVAALAAAGQRDFGENYVQEALRKQAEVADMTGMGPDAAAGTMAAGGATPRWHFIGHLQSNKAKDVVGRFALLHTVDSETLARKLDQRLATLPAQGAGGVAPSQDILLQVNIGDEEQKSGVDPDDLPALADAVLALPRLRLLGLMCMPPIFDDGEASRPYFARLRELRDALSARVGLPLPHLSMGMSHDVEVAVAEGATIVRVGTDIFGPRPVRG; from the coding sequence ATGCCGCACGATATTGCCGCCGCCTCCGCCTTTCTGCCGCCCGAAGCCGCACAGGCCCTGCTGGACCGCTGGGCCGCCGTGCGCGCCCGCGTGGACGGCGCCGCCCGCGCCGCCGGGCGCGACCCCGCCGGGGTGACCCTGGTGGCCGTGTCCAAGTATCACCCCGCCTCGTCCGTAGCCGCGCTGGCCGCTGCCGGGCAGCGTGATTTTGGCGAGAATTATGTGCAGGAAGCACTACGGAAACAGGCCGAAGTTGCCGATATGACGGGCATGGGTCCGGATGCGGCCGCCGGGACGATGGCGGCGGGGGGCGCAACCCCGCGCTGGCATTTCATCGGCCATCTGCAAAGCAACAAGGCCAAGGACGTGGTGGGGCGCTTTGCCCTGCTGCACACCGTGGATTCGGAAACCCTGGCCCGCAAGCTGGACCAGCGCCTGGCCACCCTGCCCGCGCAGGGGGCCGGGGGCGTTGCGCCCAGTCAGGACATTTTGTTGCAGGTGAACATCGGTGACGAGGAGCAGAAATCCGGGGTGGACCCGGACGACCTGCCCGCCCTGGCGGACGCCGTGCTGGCCCTGCCGCGCCTGCGCCTGCTGGGGCTGATGTGCATGCCGCCCATTTTCGACGACGGCGAGGCCTCGCGCCCGTACTTTGCCCGGCTGCGCGAACTGCGCGATGCGCTGTCCGCCCGTGTGGGCCTGCCCCTGCCGCACCTGTCCATGGGCATGTCGCACGACGTGGAAGTGGCCGTGGCCGAAGGGGCCACCATCGTGCGGGTGGGGACCGATATTTTCGGCCCGCGTCCGGTCAGGGGATAG
- the era gene encoding GTPase Era, producing MTKTEHRCGWVALLGPPNAGKSTLLNSALGHKVAIVTPRAQTTRNQIVGILSEPDAQVIFMDTPGIHQQRGRMNKILLQTAWQSMHSADVILVMLDADLYIKKPDFLENDVKPLMDAVAAEERPVIVAVNKVDLFRDKSKMLPLFIELQKLWPKAEVFPVSALTRDGLPELVKLLKSKLPVAPAMYPEDQLSTLPVRFMAAEIVREKLFLALRQELPYSVAVEIEKWDEEEGRDLVTIHAVIYVGRPSHKSMVIGKAGATIKDLGTKARVDIQTLLEKKVHLELWVKVREGWTEDVGFLRSLGLADE from the coding sequence ATGACCAAGACCGAACATCGCTGCGGCTGGGTTGCCCTGCTGGGGCCGCCCAACGCGGGCAAGTCCACGCTGCTCAACTCTGCGCTGGGCCACAAGGTGGCCATCGTCACCCCGCGCGCCCAGACCACCCGCAACCAGATCGTGGGCATCCTGTCCGAGCCGGACGCGCAGGTCATCTTCATGGATACCCCCGGCATCCACCAGCAGCGCGGCCGCATGAACAAGATTTTGTTGCAGACGGCGTGGCAGTCCATGCACAGCGCCGACGTGATCCTGGTCATGCTGGACGCGGACCTGTACATCAAGAAGCCCGACTTTCTCGAAAACGACGTGAAGCCGCTGATGGACGCCGTGGCCGCCGAAGAGCGCCCCGTCATCGTGGCCGTGAACAAGGTGGACCTGTTCCGCGACAAGTCGAAGATGCTGCCCCTGTTCATAGAGTTGCAGAAGCTGTGGCCCAAGGCAGAGGTGTTCCCCGTCTCGGCCCTGACGCGCGACGGTCTGCCCGAACTGGTCAAGCTGCTGAAGTCCAAGCTGCCCGTGGCGCCTGCCATGTACCCGGAAGACCAGCTTTCCACCCTGCCGGTGCGCTTCATGGCGGCGGAAATCGTGCGCGAAAAGCTGTTTCTGGCCCTGCGCCAGGAACTGCCCTATTCCGTGGCCGTGGAAATCGAGAAGTGGGATGAAGAGGAAGGGCGCGACCTTGTGACCATCCACGCGGTGATCTACGTGGGCCGCCCCTCGCACAAGTCCATGGTCATCGGCAAGGCCGGGGCCACCATCAAGGACCTTGGCACCAAGGCCCGCGTGGATATCCAGACCCTGCTGGAAAAGAAGGTGCACCTTGAACTGTGGGTCAAGGTGCGCGAAGGTTGGACAGAGGACGTGGGCTTCCTGCGTTCGCTGGGTCTGGCCGACGAATAG